In one Roseburia intestinalis L1-82 genomic region, the following are encoded:
- a CDS encoding SGNH/GDSL hydrolase family protein, producing MIIKPDNEMLSYSGRIDFDDRLAPVLVYACSSIGMKFAGTSLKAVIANHRSCWTNELGYFIDGEQKRFTLSSDEEKKTYTLAEGLSEGTHELLLFKRMDSCHTFTFYGFEIDDGAEVLPLPEKPKRKMEFFGDSVSCGEVSEAVAYVGKPDPEHDGEYSNSWYSYAWMTARKLNAQIHDTSQGGISLLDDTGWFAAPHYKGVESCYDKIEYHPDLGPTKQWDFSKYVPHVVVVAIGQNDNHPVDYMAEDYDSEKSKNWRKHYQAFIEKLMQLYPKAQIILATTILCHDKSWDRSIDEVCTRIGSERVHHFLYTKNGSGTPGHIRIPEAEQMSDELAAYINSLGDAVWES from the coding sequence ATGATAATTAAACCAGATAATGAAATGTTGTCTTACAGCGGAAGAATTGATTTTGATGACAGGCTTGCACCGGTTCTTGTCTATGCGTGCAGCTCAATTGGAATGAAATTTGCCGGAACATCCTTAAAGGCAGTGATCGCAAACCATCGTTCCTGCTGGACGAATGAACTGGGATATTTTATAGACGGGGAACAGAAGCGTTTTACCTTGTCGTCTGATGAAGAGAAAAAGACTTATACTTTGGCGGAGGGACTTTCAGAGGGAACACATGAACTGCTGTTATTTAAGCGTATGGATTCCTGTCATACTTTTACGTTCTATGGATTTGAGATTGATGATGGAGCGGAAGTTCTGCCACTGCCGGAAAAACCAAAACGGAAAATGGAATTTTTTGGTGACAGTGTTTCCTGTGGAGAAGTTTCGGAGGCTGTGGCATATGTTGGAAAGCCGGATCCTGAGCATGATGGGGAATATTCGAACAGCTGGTATTCGTATGCGTGGATGACGGCGCGGAAATTAAATGCGCAGATCCACGACACTTCACAGGGTGGAATCTCACTTTTAGATGATACCGGCTGGTTTGCAGCACCGCACTATAAAGGTGTCGAGTCCTGCTATGACAAGATCGAGTACCACCCGGATCTTGGGCCAACCAAACAGTGGGATTTCTCCAAATATGTTCCGCATGTTGTCGTTGTTGCGATCGGACAAAACGACAATCACCCGGTAGACTATATGGCAGAAGATTATGACAGTGAAAAATCCAAAAACTGGAGAAAACATTATCAGGCATTCATCGAAAAACTGATGCAGCTTTATCCGAAGGCGCAGATCATTTTAGCAACCACGATCCTCTGCCATGATAAAAGCTGGGACCGCTCCATCGACGAAGTCTGCACACGCATTGGCAGTGAGAGAGTCCATCATTTTCTCTACACAAAAAATGGCTCCGGCACGCCGGGACACATCCGCATCCCGGAAGCAGAGCAGATGTCGGATGAGCTTGCGGCGTATATCAACTCATTAGGGGATGCAGTCTGGGAATCTTAG
- a CDS encoding HD domain-containing phosphohydrolase — MKNNKWYVISTFVLGCIVINFAGRILSDRLQLPLWLDSFGTVTAAYVLGPFCGAMVGMTVNLTYGILYSWTNMFCALVSAMVGITTGICAKKGFLKNLYGVLSTSFLVAVLSVTLSVPFNYLYCDGSTQNIWGDGVIESMEKVGFNSFFSHCMGQFYLDFLDKVITIVLVCSLIKLLQKKIVSNRQHTLLMMFLCILTLGVIRGETVTAKTVTEQEDYSSYLQTVYGRENGIPGGCANDIVQTKDGVLWIGTYGGLYRYNGTKFQWINEYESIKTVNCLYTDEEGRLWVGTNDSGLSIFINDTVVNVITEKQGLASDSVRCITQCADGNYYVGTAGALSIVTLAGGLNVKKTMEDIVYVKSMDADANGTVAAVTDDGKLYFIRQGKITDVVEPSEGDDFSCCKFDENGLLYAGTSQNEILCYGCDTGEWKYRETKGCEELSNIKSLYFLDDGAMFVCADNGVGYFVEQTDFKMINTDTFNSSIDHMLMDYQGNLWFTSSRLGVLRLCKSVFTSLQTGAIQENQVVNSVTKWQNRFYIGTDSGLEVMDEETGEEYTDDVTETLAGTRIRCIRTDSCGNLWICTTGKGIYEITAKGETFVYDNASGANGNKYRTVEELKNGTILAAGDAGLTFIRDGEITKVTGETDGLTVPKILCVLEQEDGTIFAGTDGNGIAVIKNGKVEDVYNKEDGLSSEVILRMVKNEDGGVFIVTSNGICYMDTEGKIRSLDKFPYYNNYDIVEGIDHTLFISGSAGIYVVDKEDLLSGRKLEYKLLNSDAGLNRALTPNAWNYVDENMNFYFSTDTGVICMDLKNYEVSVRSYRMQMKSVKIDDVSHFVRRGEVIYLERGAEKLEIFPEIINYSVNIPYVSVYLEGYDSEPQVVSQSEMSSVIYTNLPVGTYKFHIAVLDHKGQNPVVESVYTIEKKAEIYDHWWFVVYIVAVFTLAVAYLTWMIFHTQVQRVINLQKKEIELVKKQLEMGNETVLTIAKTVDAKDVRTSQHSERVAEYSVLIAKELGFDEKSCEDLKKAALLHDIGKIGIPDRILNKPEKLTDEEYGIMKSHVTKGAEILKSFTIVDHVEEGALYHHERYDGKGYVHGLKGEEIPINARIIGIADTFDAMTANRVYRKQLDMAYVIQELKNGRGTQFDPGLVDVMLGLIDNGKIDICSLYKEHAHADHSREKEEE; from the coding sequence ATGAAAAATAATAAATGGTATGTGATCAGCACGTTTGTACTTGGATGTATAGTGATAAATTTTGCCGGCAGGATTTTGTCTGACAGGCTGCAGCTGCCGTTGTGGCTTGATTCTTTTGGAACAGTAACGGCGGCGTATGTGCTGGGACCTTTCTGTGGAGCTATGGTCGGGATGACGGTAAATCTTACCTATGGGATTTTATATTCCTGGACAAATATGTTTTGTGCATTGGTCAGTGCCATGGTCGGCATAACGACCGGCATATGTGCGAAAAAAGGATTTTTAAAAAATCTTTATGGAGTACTTTCAACAAGTTTTTTAGTAGCGGTTTTATCGGTGACACTTTCTGTCCCGTTTAACTATCTGTATTGTGATGGTTCTACGCAGAATATCTGGGGAGACGGTGTTATTGAGTCTATGGAAAAAGTTGGATTTAACAGCTTTTTCAGTCACTGTATGGGACAGTTTTATCTTGATTTTCTTGATAAGGTTATAACGATCGTCTTAGTATGTTCTCTTATAAAATTGCTTCAGAAAAAAATTGTATCTAACAGACAGCATACTTTGCTCATGATGTTTCTTTGTATATTGACGCTTGGTGTGATCCGGGGAGAGACAGTAACGGCAAAAACAGTTACAGAACAGGAAGATTACAGTAGTTATCTTCAGACTGTTTATGGCAGGGAAAATGGAATACCGGGTGGATGTGCCAATGATATTGTGCAGACGAAGGATGGCGTTTTATGGATCGGAACATATGGCGGGCTGTACCGGTATAATGGCACAAAATTTCAATGGATCAATGAATATGAATCGATAAAAACCGTGAACTGCCTGTATACGGATGAGGAAGGCAGACTGTGGGTTGGAACGAATGACAGCGGACTTTCCATCTTTATCAATGATACGGTTGTAAATGTTATTACTGAAAAACAGGGACTTGCATCGGATTCGGTGCGCTGTATTACACAGTGCGCAGATGGAAATTATTATGTTGGAACAGCCGGGGCACTTTCCATTGTCACATTAGCAGGTGGGTTAAATGTGAAAAAGACAATGGAAGATATTGTGTATGTAAAAAGTATGGATGCAGATGCAAATGGAACAGTTGCAGCGGTAACCGATGATGGAAAACTGTATTTTATCAGGCAGGGAAAGATCACGGATGTTGTGGAGCCATCCGAGGGAGATGATTTTTCCTGCTGTAAGTTTGATGAAAACGGGCTTTTGTATGCCGGAACTTCACAGAATGAGATACTTTGCTATGGCTGTGATACGGGAGAGTGGAAATACAGGGAAACGAAAGGCTGTGAAGAATTATCCAATATAAAGTCACTGTATTTTTTAGATGACGGAGCCATGTTTGTCTGTGCCGATAACGGAGTGGGATATTTTGTAGAACAGACAGATTTTAAAATGATAAATACAGATACATTCAACAGTTCGATTGATCATATGCTGATGGATTATCAGGGAAATCTCTGGTTTACATCGTCAAGGCTTGGCGTTCTTCGTTTATGTAAGTCGGTATTTACATCATTGCAGACAGGAGCTATCCAGGAAAATCAGGTTGTCAATTCAGTTACGAAATGGCAGAACAGGTTTTATATAGGAACGGACAGCGGATTAGAGGTAATGGATGAAGAGACCGGAGAAGAATATACGGATGATGTTACGGAAACCTTAGCTGGCACAAGAATACGATGTATTCGGACAGACAGCTGTGGAAACTTGTGGATCTGCACAACGGGAAAGGGCATTTATGAGATTACAGCAAAAGGAGAGACTTTTGTCTATGATAATGCCAGTGGGGCAAATGGTAATAAATACCGTACCGTCGAAGAACTAAAAAACGGGACGATACTTGCGGCAGGAGATGCGGGACTTACATTTATCCGGGATGGGGAGATTACAAAAGTGACCGGTGAAACAGATGGACTTACGGTACCGAAGATTCTTTGTGTATTAGAACAGGAAGATGGAACCATATTTGCCGGCACGGATGGAAATGGAATCGCGGTGATAAAAAATGGAAAAGTGGAAGATGTTTACAACAAAGAGGATGGATTAAGCTCAGAGGTGATCCTCCGTATGGTGAAAAATGAGGATGGAGGTGTATTTATTGTAACAAGTAATGGAATCTGTTACATGGATACGGAAGGAAAAATCAGGAGTCTTGATAAATTTCCTTATTATAATAATTATGATATTGTGGAGGGAATCGACCATACTTTGTTTATATCAGGGTCAGCGGGGATCTATGTTGTGGATAAAGAGGATCTTTTGTCCGGGAGGAAATTAGAGTATAAACTGTTAAACAGTGATGCCGGGCTTAACCGGGCGCTGACACCAAATGCATGGAATTATGTAGATGAGAATATGAATTTCTATTTTTCCACAGATACGGGCGTGATTTGTATGGATCTTAAAAATTATGAGGTTTCCGTCCGTTCCTACCGTATGCAGATGAAATCCGTAAAAATAGATGATGTATCGCATTTTGTCAGACGTGGAGAGGTGATCTATCTGGAAAGGGGAGCAGAAAAGCTTGAGATATTTCCGGAAATTATCAATTATTCCGTGAATATCCCTTATGTAAGTGTTTACTTAGAGGGGTATGACAGTGAGCCGCAGGTGGTGTCCCAAAGTGAGATGTCCAGTGTGATTTATACAAATCTTCCGGTAGGAACCTATAAGTTTCATATTGCGGTGCTGGATCATAAGGGACAGAATCCGGTAGTGGAAAGTGTGTATACCATTGAAAAAAAGGCAGAGATCTACGATCACTGGTGGTTTGTGGTTTATATAGTGGCAGTGTTTACGTTAGCAGTAGCTTATCTGACCTGGATGATTTTTCATACACAGGTGCAGAGAGTGATCAATCTTCAGAAAAAGGAGATTGAACTGGTAAAAAAGCAGCTGGAAATGGGGAATGAGACGGTACTTACGATTGCTAAGACGGTAGACGCTAAAGATGTAAGGACGAGTCAGCATTCTGAGCGTGTGGCAGAATATTCCGTACTGATCGCAAAAGAACTTGGGTTTGATGAGAAAAGCTGTGAGGATCTGAAAAAGGCAGCACTTTTACATGATATCGGAAAGATCGGTATTCCCGACCGGATTTTAAATAAGCCGGAGAAATTAACAGACGAGGAATATGGAATTATGAAATCGCATGTGACGAAAGGTGCGGAGATCTTAAAAAGTTTCACGATCGTAGACCATGTGGAAGAAGGTGCCTTATATCATCATGAAAGATACGATGGAAAAGGATATGTGCACGGGTTAAAAGGAGAAGAAATCCCGATCAATGCCAGAATTATCGGAATTGCAGATACATTTGATGCAATGACGGCGAATCGCGTTTACCGGAAACAGTTGGATATGGCCTATGTGATACAGGAACTGAAAAATGGAAGGGGAACGCAGTTTGATCCAGGACTTGTCGATGTTATGTTAGGACTGATTGACAATGGAAAGATTGACATATGCAGTCTGTACAAAGAACATGCACATGCAGATCATAGTAGGGAAAAAGAGGAGGAGTAA
- a CDS encoding GH1 family beta-glucosidase, with product MFRDDFVWGVASSSYQVEGTDANDGRGKTVWDAFTEAGRIFENQNAYTTCDHMHHYKEDYALMKNLGIKAYRFSLNWARILPEGTGRVNEKAIRMYRDMITCMKENGITPYITMFHWEFPQALYEKGGWLNPEVADWFGEYAKVVAERFSDICEYFITINEPQCVVGLGHLSGVHAPGVKMSIKDTFQIAHNLMKAHGQAVINLRKYAVRDIKVGYAPTGGVAYPYTDKPEDIEAAKKVYFGFYNPMDNWTWNVAWFSDPVFLGHYPKEGLEKFAQYLPEITEEDMKLIHQPLDFMGQNIYNGYYVRAGENGEPEFVDREPGFPKTGADWPVTPEAFYYGIKFLTERYPLPLYITENGMSCHDNISADGRVHDPNRITFLDSYIGAMQRASDEGADVRGYFLWTFLDNFEWSDGYKQRFGIIYVDFTTQQRIVKDSAFWYQKVIETNGGILSMNQANKDILFLDPVCTHNIWGGTKLREEFGYPVEGDDIGECWGISAHPNGDGTVRSGAFSGMKLSAVWKEHPEVFGNYDCDRFPLLTKIIDARDDLSIQVHPNDDYAKVHENGSFGKTECWYIMDAPEGATLVIGHNAKTKEELSDMIHQGRWKEFIREIPVKKGDFIQIDPGTVHAIKGGLLILETQQNSDITYRVYDYDRLSNGKPRELHVEKSIDVITVPAKSVDDSVKSALNLPENQLNELYSCKYYTIFKADVNGKMEFEQKYPFLLVSVLEGDGIVGSSPVKKGDHFILPNGYGKVEMQGKMSLIVSTVK from the coding sequence ATGTTTCGGGATGATTTTGTTTGGGGTGTTGCGAGCAGTTCCTATCAGGTAGAGGGAACCGATGCAAACGATGGAAGAGGAAAAACAGTCTGGGATGCATTTACGGAGGCAGGCAGGATTTTCGAAAATCAGAATGCTTATACGACCTGTGATCATATGCATCATTATAAGGAAGATTACGCGCTGATGAAAAATCTTGGTATCAAGGCATATCGTTTTTCATTAAACTGGGCACGTATTCTGCCGGAAGGAACCGGTCGTGTCAATGAAAAAGCGATCCGGATGTACCGTGATATGATCACATGTATGAAAGAAAATGGGATTACGCCATATATTACCATGTTTCACTGGGAGTTTCCGCAGGCTCTTTATGAAAAGGGTGGCTGGCTGAACCCGGAAGTGGCAGACTGGTTTGGTGAGTATGCGAAGGTAGTTGCAGAGCGTTTTTCCGATATTTGTGAATACTTTATCACGATCAATGAACCGCAGTGTGTGGTTGGACTTGGACATTTAAGCGGTGTACATGCACCGGGAGTAAAAATGTCAATCAAAGATACTTTCCAGATCGCACACAATCTGATGAAGGCACATGGCCAGGCTGTTATCAATCTGCGTAAATATGCAGTCCGGGATATCAAAGTCGGATACGCACCGACCGGAGGTGTCGCTTATCCTTATACGGATAAACCGGAGGACATTGAAGCTGCGAAAAAAGTATATTTTGGTTTCTATAATCCGATGGATAACTGGACCTGGAATGTAGCATGGTTTTCGGATCCTGTATTTTTAGGGCATTATCCGAAAGAAGGATTGGAGAAATTTGCGCAGTATCTGCCAGAGATCACGGAAGAAGATATGAAGCTGATCCATCAGCCGCTTGATTTTATGGGACAGAATATATACAATGGTTACTATGTCCGTGCAGGAGAGAACGGTGAACCGGAATTTGTGGACCGTGAACCGGGATTTCCTAAGACAGGAGCAGACTGGCCGGTAACGCCGGAAGCTTTTTATTATGGTATAAAATTTCTGACAGAGCGTTATCCATTGCCGCTTTACATCACGGAAAACGGCATGTCCTGTCATGATAATATCAGCGCAGATGGCAGGGTGCATGATCCAAACCGTATCACGTTTCTGGATTCCTATATCGGAGCCATGCAGCGTGCAAGCGATGAAGGTGCAGATGTAAGGGGATATTTCCTGTGGACATTTCTTGATAATTTTGAGTGGTCCGATGGATACAAACAGCGTTTTGGTATCATTTATGTAGACTTTACAACGCAGCAGCGCATTGTAAAGGATTCGGCATTCTGGTATCAGAAAGTAATAGAAACGAATGGAGGAATACTTAGTATGAATCAGGCAAATAAAGATATTTTATTTTTAGACCCGGTATGTACGCACAATATCTGGGGCGGTACAAAGTTAAGAGAGGAGTTCGGCTATCCGGTAGAGGGTGATGACATCGGCGAGTGCTGGGGCATCTCCGCACATCCAAACGGAGACGGAACCGTTCGAAGCGGCGCATTTTCCGGCATGAAGTTATCTGCTGTATGGAAAGAACATCCGGAAGTGTTCGGCAATTACGACTGTGACCGTTTCCCGCTTCTCACGAAGATCATTGATGCAAGAGACGATTTAAGTATCCAGGTACATCCAAATGATGATTATGCAAAAGTGCATGAAAATGGTTCTTTTGGAAAGACGGAGTGCTGGTATATCATGGATGCACCGGAGGGAGCAACACTTGTTATCGGACATAATGCAAAGACGAAAGAAGAACTTTCCGATATGATCCATCAGGGAAGATGGAAAGAATTTATCCGTGAGATTCCGGTGAAAAAAGGTGATTTTATCCAGATCGATCCGGGAACGGTTCATGCAATCAAGGGTGGACTTTTAATTTTAGAGACACAGCAGAACAGTGATATTACTTACCGTGTTTATGACTATGACCGTCTCTCGAATGGAAAGCCAAGAGAGCTTCATGTGGAAAAGAGTATTGATGTCATCACAGTTCCGGCAAAATCTGTGGATGACAGCGTAAAATCCGCACTGAATCTGCCGGAAAATCAGTTGAATGAGCTGTATTCCTGCAAATATTATACGATCTTTAAGGCAGATGTAAATGGAAAGATGGAATTTGAGCAGAAGTATCCGTTCCTGTTAGTATCTGTTTTAGAGGGAGATGGAATCGTGGGCAGCAGCCCGGTGAAGAAGGGAGATCATTTTATCCTGCCGAATGGTTATGGAAAAGTTGAGATGCAGGGGAAGATGAGTCTGATCGTTTCTACTGTAAAATAA
- a CDS encoding SGNH/GDSL hydrolase family protein, with the protein MEYQIKYENGIANRGCLYRLKKVMDRAKAGEALNIAFLGGSITQGSLSSKPELCYAYHVYEWWKKTFPQADFTYINAGIGGTTSQFGVARAEADLLSKEPDFVIIEFSVNDDSTEHFMETYEGLVRKVYTSKTKPAVLLVHNVFYNNGANAQLMHGRIARHYNLPAVSMQSTIYPEVVAGRIENREITPDDLHPNDAGHALVASVITYFLDKVKTEDATEQSEPDYPAPLTKNTYEKSIRHQNSDENVVCHGFVADTSAQRDITDCFKHGWTASKKGDSITLDVEGCNISVQYRKSVKLPAPVAEIIVDGDAEHAVRLDANFDETWGDKLELDTILEHGENKVHKVEVRLTETHENDAVPFYLVSVIGSSEK; encoded by the coding sequence ATGGAATATCAAATTAAATACGAAAACGGCATTGCCAACCGCGGCTGCTTATACCGCCTGAAAAAAGTCATGGATCGCGCCAAAGCAGGCGAAGCTTTAAACATCGCATTTTTAGGCGGCTCGATCACCCAGGGAAGCCTTTCTTCCAAACCGGAACTCTGTTACGCATACCATGTCTATGAGTGGTGGAAAAAGACATTTCCACAGGCTGATTTTACTTACATCAATGCAGGAATCGGCGGAACAACCTCACAGTTTGGTGTGGCGCGCGCAGAAGCTGATCTGCTTTCCAAAGAGCCGGATTTTGTCATCATCGAGTTTTCCGTCAACGATGACAGCACGGAGCACTTTATGGAGACCTATGAGGGACTGGTGCGAAAAGTATATACCAGTAAGACAAAACCGGCAGTCCTTTTAGTGCACAACGTATTTTACAATAACGGTGCCAATGCGCAGCTGATGCACGGACGCATTGCAAGACATTATAATCTTCCGGCTGTCAGCATGCAGAGTACGATCTACCCGGAAGTTGTCGCCGGGCGCATCGAAAACCGTGAGATCACACCGGATGACCTGCATCCGAATGATGCCGGACATGCACTTGTCGCATCGGTGATTACATACTTTTTAGATAAAGTAAAAACAGAAGATGCAACGGAACAGAGCGAACCGGATTATCCGGCACCTCTCACAAAAAATACTTATGAGAAATCCATCCGTCATCAGAACAGCGACGAAAACGTAGTCTGCCATGGATTTGTCGCAGATACGTCCGCACAGAGAGATATTACCGACTGTTTCAAACACGGATGGACAGCTTCAAAGAAAGGTGATTCCATCACACTTGATGTTGAGGGCTGCAATATTTCAGTACAGTACAGAAAATCCGTAAAACTTCCGGCACCGGTTGCAGAGATCATTGTGGACGGCGATGCAGAACATGCAGTCCGTCTGGATGCGAACTTTGATGAGACCTGGGGTGATAAATTAGAACTTGACACCATCTTAGAACATGGCGAAAATAAAGTACATAAAGTGGAGGTGCGTCTGACAGAGACACACGAGAATGATGCAGTGCCATTTTATCTGGTGTCTGTCATTGGTTCCTCTGAAAAATAA
- a CDS encoding bifunctional 5,10-methylenetetrahydrofolate dehydrogenase/5,10-methenyltetrahydrofolate cyclohydrolase yields the protein MAKLLSGKEVTASLNEEIRKKTELLTAHHITPKLGIIRIGEREDDISYERGATKRCETLGVSYEKFLLPEDASEEMVLNTIAQVNEADDIHGVLLFRPLPRHLDENKIINALAVEKDIDGITDRSMASVFLGKQTGFAPCTPSACMKILDHYGIDCSGKKAVVIGRSPVVGKPAAMMLLQKNATVTICHTKTKDMPSVVKEADIVIVAAGRAGVIGADYLRAGQTVIDVGINVNEEGKLCGDVNFADAEPVVDAITPVPGGVGSVTTSVLIEHVVDAALLKAGLAIL from the coding sequence ATGGCTAAATTATTATCAGGAAAAGAAGTTACCGCTTCTTTAAATGAAGAAATCCGAAAAAAAACAGAACTGCTCACTGCACATCATATCACACCAAAACTCGGCATCATCCGCATTGGTGAAAGAGAAGATGATATTTCTTACGAGCGCGGTGCGACTAAACGCTGTGAAACTCTTGGCGTTTCCTATGAAAAATTCCTGCTTCCGGAAGATGCCTCAGAGGAAATGGTTTTAAATACGATCGCACAGGTAAATGAGGCAGACGATATTCACGGCGTATTACTCTTCCGTCCTCTGCCGCGTCATTTAGATGAAAATAAGATCATCAACGCGCTCGCCGTAGAAAAAGACATTGATGGCATCACTGACCGATCCATGGCCTCTGTTTTCCTTGGAAAACAAACCGGTTTTGCACCGTGTACACCGAGTGCCTGCATGAAGATTTTAGATCACTATGGCATCGACTGCTCCGGCAAAAAAGCTGTCGTGATCGGCAGAAGTCCCGTCGTTGGAAAACCAGCCGCCATGATGCTTCTCCAGAAAAACGCAACTGTCACGATCTGTCACACGAAAACAAAAGATATGCCATCCGTTGTAAAAGAAGCTGATATCGTGATCGTTGCCGCCGGAAGAGCAGGTGTCATTGGCGCAGACTATCTGCGCGCCGGTCAGACTGTCATTGACGTAGGGATCAACGTAAACGAGGAGGGCAAACTCTGCGGCGATGTAAACTTCGCCGACGCAGAACCTGTTGTGGATGCGATCACTCCTGTTCCGGGCGGTGTCGGAAGTGTCACAACTTCTGTCCTGATCGAGCATGTTGTGGATGCTGCTCTCCTAAAGGCTGGATTAGCCATCTTATAA
- a CDS encoding cyclodeaminase/cyclohydrolase family protein encodes MEHQTNSCFTNYSCKDFITVLSGKAPVPGGGGASALAGAIGIALGNMVGSLTVGKKTYAAVEKDIIQCKKKADDITARLLDLVEKDAEAFEPLSAAYGMPKSTPEEIEKKAEVIEAALVGACEVPLEIMRTCAEAIDLIETFAEKGSKIAISDAGVGATLLKSALQGASLNIYINTKSMADKEAAASYNKEADELREKYEQKADEIFNRVCSKIR; translated from the coding sequence ATGGAACATCAGACAAATTCATGCTTTACAAATTATTCCTGTAAAGATTTTATCACCGTTTTATCCGGCAAAGCTCCGGTTCCGGGAGGCGGCGGTGCTTCTGCTCTCGCCGGCGCGATCGGCATCGCTCTTGGAAATATGGTCGGGAGCCTTACCGTTGGAAAAAAGACCTATGCCGCTGTGGAAAAGGATATCATTCAATGTAAGAAAAAAGCTGACGACATCACAGCACGGCTTTTAGATCTCGTGGAAAAAGACGCCGAAGCTTTCGAACCGTTAAGCGCCGCCTACGGCATGCCAAAAAGCACACCGGAAGAAATTGAAAAAAAGGCAGAAGTAATTGAAGCCGCCTTAGTGGGAGCCTGTGAAGTTCCACTTGAGATCATGCGGACCTGCGCAGAGGCGATCGATCTGATTGAAACCTTTGCCGAAAAGGGCAGTAAAATTGCCATCAGCGATGCCGGTGTCGGCGCCACGCTGCTAAAATCTGCTCTTCAGGGGGCATCCTTAAATATCTACATCAACACAAAATCCATGGCTGACAAAGAAGCTGCCGCTTCCTATAATAAGGAAGCTGATGAACTGCGTGAAAAATACGAACAGAAGGCTGACGAGATTTTCAATCGGGTCTGCTCAAAAATCAGATAA
- a CDS encoding ATP-binding protein, producing the protein MYRQDSIAIGEWIKNSNKALLVTGARQIGKTWLIRDEIEKSGYTKFEVNFIDQPDMVSYLNAEMSAEDFLIKLKMIMPEDCKSHETVVFFDEIQKCPEIVTKIKFLVDEGSFKYVMSGSLLGLELKGIASAPVGYLTVLKMYPMDFEEFMMANNVSVTTLDMLNEKFKNASPVDEFVHQKLLSMFFVYLIVGGMPDAVKTYIETKDIREVDKVQRDITTLYKEDFSQYEIEDRKLKLKSIYDIIPAELNKQNKKFVFTMLDKELKFDRYENSFLWLKDAGVALPVYNIEAPVIPLLASKSSNIFRLFSSDIGLLTSAYPAETKMELINKNGEVNNGAHFENAVAQQLTANGFTPYFCKKKNIGEMDFVIEMNGKVVPIEVKSGKAYKSHKALDNFMNIPDYHLEKAYVFSVGNVETEGTVTYLPIYMCYLLKEQKLGQMIVELDTTGL; encoded by the coding sequence ATGTACAGACAAGATTCAATTGCAATTGGCGAATGGATTAAAAATTCAAATAAGGCATTATTAGTGACAGGAGCAAGACAGATAGGAAAAACATGGCTCATAAGAGATGAAATTGAAAAGAGCGGATATACTAAGTTTGAAGTGAATTTTATTGATCAGCCGGATATGGTTTCCTACTTAAATGCAGAGATGAGTGCGGAAGATTTTTTGATTAAATTAAAAATGATCATGCCAGAAGATTGCAAATCGCATGAAACGGTTGTTTTTTTTGATGAGATTCAGAAATGCCCGGAAATAGTAACTAAAATAAAATTTCTTGTAGATGAGGGAAGTTTTAAGTATGTAATGAGCGGATCCTTATTAGGGTTAGAACTGAAAGGTATCGCTTCGGCTCCGGTTGGATACCTGACTGTTTTAAAGATGTACCCTATGGATTTCGAAGAATTTATGATGGCGAATAATGTCTCAGTAACTACATTAGATATGCTAAATGAAAAATTTAAAAACGCCAGTCCTGTGGACGAATTTGTACATCAGAAGCTTTTGTCTATGTTTTTTGTTTATCTTATTGTTGGAGGAATGCCAGATGCTGTAAAAACTTATATAGAAACAAAAGATATTCGAGAGGTTGACAAAGTACAACGTGATATAACAACGCTTTATAAAGAGGATTTTTCCCAATATGAGATTGAGGACAGAAAGCTTAAGTTAAAGTCCATATATGACATTATTCCTGCTGAACTAAATAAGCAGAATAAAAAGTTTGTATTTACGATGTTGGATAAAGAACTGAAATTTGACAGATACGAAAATAGTTTTTTGTGGTTAAAAGATGCAGGTGTGGCGTTGCCGGTTTATAATATTGAGGCACCAGTTATTCCACTTTTAGCAAGCAAGAGCAGTAATATATTCAGACTTTTTTCGAGCGACATTGGATTGTTGACAAGTGCATATCCGGCAGAAACAAAAATGGAATTAATTAATAAAAACGGAGAAGTGAACAACGGAGCACACTTTGAAAATGCTGTCGCACAGCAATTAACGGCGAATGGTTTTACACCATATTTCTGTAAAAAGAAAAATATTGGTGAAATGGATTTTGTGATAGAAATGAATGGAAAAGTTGTTCCGATTGAAGTTAAGTCTGGTAAGGCATATAAATCACACAAAGCTTTGGATAATTTTATGAACATACCGGATTATCATCTTGAGAAAGCCTATGTTTTTTCCGTTGGAAATGTAGAAACAGAAGGAACTGTGACATATCTTCCAATCTATATGTGTTATCTGTTAAAAGAGCAGAAACTCGGTCAGATGATCGTAGAGTTGGATACTACTGGTTTGTAG